ACAGAGACATTATCGTAAACAAGGTATGTGTTGTGAAACTGGCTGGTGCTGTAGACGAATCGATCGCGATCGTGCCGGTAGATGATATACGGTCAGAGTGAAGATGCTGGGTATCTGTGCTGTCAATATAAGGCTTCAAGTGTATAACGTGGTGAGCAGCACTGCACTTTTGGCTGTAAATACAGTATAGATGGCGAGTATCGATTGGTTATGCTCTGGGTTatgcttgttgttggtggCGAACTCAACCTCAATGGAGCGCTCGAATAAAGTCAAAAAGGCATTTACGTAAGCATCGGTGTTTTTCGGGAGACCTGCCGAAGGTGTAATGACCGAGGATTCTGGCCGATGAACCCATCCAATAGCTAATAATAGTAAGTCATATGCCAGTCGAGCGTACACTCACTATATTTGGATATATCTTGtactttcttcatccctcatTCGCCTGAAAGATAGCACTGTCATTCACGTCGTGATACACGCAATCGTTCTAAGACAACTCATCTATCATTCGCCCTgtatccatccatccattcGTTGGATACAAAATCCCATTGCGTATGCACGTTAGCCGCAACCGCCAGTTGCTTAGAACTGCGTTCACTGCCCCCCGATCGAAGAAGCCCATCAACAAACCCATCCTCCCTTCTTACATCATGTCCCAAGAAGCTGGATACTCTTCCTTGACCGAACAGGTCACttcagctgctgctgcagctTCCCGAACTGTCTCCGATCTTGTCAATAAGCACACTGTACATGACATTGCAAAGACGGGTTTCGGTGAGGGTACCAACGACTTTGTAAGTGCTGTGCTATACCCAACGTTTTACAAGCTACTGATCAAGTAAACCAGTATAACGCCGCTCGACCCTCATATCCTGCTGATGCCCTTCGAGTGatccactcttctcttccctcccatcccttgAAAATTGTCGAACCCGGGTCCGGCACGGGTATCTTTTCCCGTCTCCTCCTTGCTCCCCCGAACCCTACttatccttccttctccatcgaCACTCTTGTCGCCGTCGAGCCTAGCGAAGGCATGAGAAACTCTTGGTGGAAGGCTCTGGAAAAGGCTGGCTTGGGCAAacgagaagagaatgaaggtGGCAAGGGTGAGAAAAAGGTTGGTACTGTTGATGGAGGTTTTGATTCACTTGGGGCTGTCGGGGAGTACGGTGTGACAAAGGTGCAGAATGGACTAGGTGGTGTAGACGGAGTAATTATTGCTCAGGCCTGGCATTGGTGTCCCGACTACGAGAAGGCTTTGGTGAGTCCTTCCGGGTCCTCAAAAATCTGGTTGAGCTGATTGATGTCCTATATAGCGAGAGATTGCCACGTATCTCCGACCAAATGCCCCCCTCATTCTCATTTGGAATCTCGAGGCTAACGACCCACAATGGCAAGCCGACCTTCGCGAAGCTTATCAAGGCTACGATCTTGACAGTCCCCAGTACTACAAGGGCCTTTGGCGCAAAATGTTTGAAACCCCTGCTTACAAAGAACTCTTTGGCTCTTCCGAAGAGCACACTATTCCATGGTCTGTTGGAATCACCGAGAGCGGTGTCTTAGACAGGTTGTTTAGCAAGAGCTACCTCACAGAGCAACATTTGAAcggagaaaggagagaagaattTATCAATAAGGTAAAGGGCATCGTCAGTCAAGCTCCTCATGAGTGGATCAACAAGGAAGTAAGTTATATACGCACGTAAATCAGACAAAAACTAATGACATGAGTAGAAGGGGACATTCAAGTACAATTACAACACCGATATTGTCATTTGTAGACGCAAGGCGTAGAAAGCTGTCTTTTGACCCAAGCTTTAGAGTAAAGTCGGAGATTAAAAATAGGCCTGAAGACAATCTGAACTGAAATGCATGAAAAATATTATTCTTCACAACGTCTCTATTCGTCCCCTAAATCCATTCATTTTGAATAGCATTTGTCATGAACTTCGACCACTGATCTCTTAGGTGACGTATTCACACTCATATCGTCCCTTGACTCCTTAACCTATTGATTAATTTGATATTCACAtattctctcctccacGTGCACGTAACTGGCCTCAGCCCAAGTTACGCTTTTTTCTCCCCACCGGCGGTGGCGTTTCCAGAACCAGAGCCTTCTCGCTCacccctctctcttctagGACCAGCAGAGCCAAAGCCTCGACCTCGACCCCTGAAGCCTCCACGACCACGGCCACCCGGTCCGCCGAACTGGCGGTTGTTGTATCGAGGGACGGTAGGCTTTGAGATGCTGACATTGACGGGGGTATCTCTGATAGTCTATGGTCGTAACTATAAGTATAAAGTCAAATAACACCTGAGAAAAACATACGCCTGTGGAAGCTTTAAGAGCTTCGTTCATAACTTCCTCAGAGTCAAAATCGAGATATCCAAAGTCCTGCGCCGAATAAGCCCTCATTCAAAGTATGTTATGATAGCAATTCACCTTTTGTTGCTTGGTAAACTGATCAAAAATGATCTTGACCTGGATAGCCTTCTGACCCGATTCGCCAACAACAGCCTTCAATTCCTCTTCAGTAGTGGGAGTGGGGAGGCCCTTGATGTAAAGAGAGTATCGCTTAGGCTTGACATCTTCGGTGAATTCAGCCTTATCctcatcttttttctcGCCCTCATCGGAGATATCATCAGCCCACGGGTTacttcctttcttttcctccttgtcTTCTCCCCATGGGTTCTCATCCTGCGACTTTTCTTGgtcttcatccttctcaataGGGTTggcatccttcttctcctctatCTTATCGGTATCCTTAATCTTTTCGGGAATAGCATTACCGTTGGCCGcaagcttctccttcttttcctcctcattcacgcctttctctccctctgGTTTTCcgttcttttcatcttttctgCCATTAACCAGACTAGCAGCGGCGGCTGTCTTACCAGAAACAGCAGCCTGAGCCTGAGCTTGGGCAAACATTTGGCTCTGGGACAAACCACCCATAGAAGAAGCGGGGTTAGACCCGAACTGGCGAGTGTTGCGCGGGCCGGGGGGAGGTCGAGCGGAGAATCCGGGACCCATGCCGGGGCGGACTGGAACTCTTCCCTGAGAGGCGAAAGCGCCAGGGGCACCATGAGCACCAAGAGGGCCGGAAGCAGGGGGCATGCCTTGAGCGGGAGGGGGACGCGCGCCAACGGGACCGGGACCAGGTCGACTGGAGAATGACTTGACAGAGTTCAAACCGGAGGGTGctgaggagatggtggtaCCGGTGGGAGGGGCGGGACCCTTGCCAGTTCGATGGGCAAAGTTTACACCTAACAAAGTGATTTAGCTAGAGCAATTCCTTGCGGAGAGTTGACGTACCGGAAGACTTGGTTTCTGCCGAGACGCGGCTGTCGCTGATAGAAAGAAGCATGTTGCCAAATCCAGCATCCCTGGGTACTGTCAGCCGATGTGCTCATGCCATTACCCTTTTACTTACGAAAGGCTCCAGTGCCATGTGTTAGCCCACATACCATCATCGGCAATTGGGACGTTGTCGATAGCAGAGAGAGTCTTGTGGAGCAAAGCGGTTTGTTTGTCACTTTGAAAGAGTCAGCGGGATTATAGGGAGCAAATATGAGATAACGACTCACTCCAAAGATCCGAAAACTCGGTCTCGCACTTGGTCGAACAACCCTTTGAAATCATCTTTCGCTTGTTGCGTCTTTCGCCTGTATGACTCAAAATCGGGGTGGATAGAGTATTCGTTGTAAGAAACAGGATATCGGACTCAAGCGCCATCAGTCACAAATTCTACTTCCACTGACAATGCGCTTACAATGTAAGCCGCAAGAGATGGTAAGATCAGCTTTGATGGCATTTGAAACAAGAGTCATAAGGCCATTTCGGCTAGTGGGAGCGGTCGACACAAATAGACGGGTCTCATCAGGGTTGAAAGTCTAGATGGTCAAAATGTCAGCATAAAAAACACGTCCACTTTCGCGTCATGGCTTACACGTTGAGCGGTATCTATCAGTTCCCCGATCTGGAGAGCCGTGGTCCACATTGTTCCCTGGGCACCAGCAATGCTGCCATGACCTTCTCCTGGTAGCTGTTCAGTGATTTTCGAGTTTTTTGAATAGAACCCACCGTAATCGACTAGAAAAATCGTCAGTTTAGGAAACATATTATAGACAGACATGCTTACAGAGCTTGTGATCAGCAACGGTCCCACCCAAACCCAATAATCTCAACTTGACACCTCCAACTTCAACCAGTCTTGAGGTAGCCTCATCAAGAATAGCCAAGTTTTGGACTCCATATTCTCCTGTCCTAAACTTCTCGATTACGTTCACATCCTCCACCAAACCCCACGTTGTGAAAACCGGGACTGGGAAGTTAATGGCACCTGACAAAAGGTGAGGGAACTGAGAAAGGGGGAAGTGAACCGAAGAGTTGTTAAGTTGATTGATGAGAGCTGAGCGTCCGGCGGAAGGAGGGATGCCAAGGAGCTGAGTTCGAGCTGCCGGAGGAAGCAAAGGCGAGTATTGTATGAGGTGGCGCAGAATTCTGATAACGTCAGTCAGTCTAcccctccttttcctgGAATTTTTTTCCAGCCTGTTAACTGCCTCGGGTTGACTCACTTGTCGTTCATGCGATCCACACTCTCAGCAGTCATGAAGCCAAAGTCACCGGTGTGAATGACAGCAGTTGCATCATGCTCCCGGATCAGTCTGTTCAGTTCATGGTCTGTGCGCAGTGACAGTCAGCACGTATGCCTCATTTTTCATCCGGCAGGTTTTCACGCACAGTCACCACGGATGTCAGCTACACAGAGGATTCTGCCTGTCCTGCCGGCAAAGACAATCTTGGGAAGAGCCTGGGTATTGAGAGGAACCTTTTCGCCGACGATGGCAGGTGTGGAGTTCGTCTGTGGGGTGTGTGTCGCCATGGCAGGAGTGGATATGGATGAGGGGtatggggatgggaaggggatggggCGAGAGGTATAGATGGAAGAAATAGAAGAAGCTCCTCAAGTGAGGAAGTATCCCAGTACATTCACCCCTTGGAGATTGATTCTATTGTCAGTTTCTCGGGATGTTACACGTCATCATTTTTCATCAATTTGCACACTGCACCTCAAAGGAGAAACATCTACAATCCACACATCGTCCCTATATACCTAGTAATCATTTAAATATGTCGTTCGGAGGGTAAGCGACCGCAGAACCACGCCTTTTGGATGCTAACCCAGCCTACAACCACAGATTCAAGTTTGGCAACCCGTCAACAACCGCCCCAGCAACCGGCAGTGCCCCAGCAGCTTCAAGTCCATTCTCGTTTGGTAATACGAGTACATCAACCGCGCAACCAGCTGCTGGTACGAGCAGCACGGGGGGTGGACTATTTGGTGGATTTGGACAGAatcagcagcaacaaccgCAGCAGCCTGCGGCAGGGGGATCATCCTTATTCGGAAGCTTTGGTGCTAAGCCTGCAGCTCCTGCCGCAGGGACAACTGGGGCCGGAGGAGGACTATTTGGAGGAGCCAGCGgccagcagcaacagcccCCCCCTGCTAGTGGCGGACTTTTTGGGTCGACTACTCAGCCTCAGCAGCAGACTCAACAAACTGGCAGTGGGTTGTTTGGATCAACAActcaacctcaacagcaacaacaacaaacgaGTGGTCTCTTCGGGTCTACAACGCAGCCTGCCCAACCATCTGGTGGATTGTTCGGCTCTACAGCTCAGAGACCAGCTGGTACCGGTCTTTTCGGATCAACCACTCAGCCCACTCAGCAATCTACGGGCACCGGCCTGTTTGGGTCTACCACTCAACCTCAACAATCCACAGGTACCGGTCTATTTGGGTCTACGGCTCAAACCGTCCAACAGCCAGCCAATGCCGGTCTCTTCGGGTCCACAactcagcagcagaagcCCTCTACCTCTTTGTTCGGCCAGTCGACAGCCCAATTAGGTGGCTCAAGTCTTTTTGGACAGACTACCCAACCTGCGCAGAATCCGCAACAAGAATTGAAGACTTCTGCCAATCCTGGTACTAATATAGGCGCCGACAAAACTACCAAATTCTCGGACCTTCCAGAAGCGGCCCAAAAATATATTGAGCAGCTTGAGTATGTCTTTTTGCAATGATTCCACTTGTCATACTGACTTAATATAGCGTCGCGATAAAGAACCAAAAGTCCATCGCATCCACTTTGCAGACAGAACCTCTCGGACGAGCTATCTGGCAAACGAGTCTTGATGTCAAGTCAGCTACAGAAGTAAGtgttcctttttttttcttcgttCAGCTCCTTCTCACACTTTTAATAGGAATACAGCTCCATCTCACACACTTTGAAATCCCTAAAGAACAGCATATCTCAACTTCGCGATAAAATGATTGACCAATCAAGGGATATTGAACGAATCAAGGAGATCTGGGACATATATACGTCAGGCGAAGGCAGAATGGGACAAATCAGGCTAGGAGCTTACAAGGAATTTCCTCACGAGTGAGTATCGTGCATATCAAAAGACGCTGATTTGTCGCAGATTCTTCTCCAAGGTTGCTAATTCgatggaggaaagagtgaCGAGATACAAAAAGACTATCACAGTACGCCCATGTTCGCGTACCGAGTCCCAACTGATCACGTATCTCATCACAGCAACTGAACCGTGTGGTtgcttccctctcttctgaCTTCCAAGCATCGTCACCACAAGTCATCGTACAGACCATTAACAATCATCAGCAAGCTATTCTTGCTGTCGCAGCTCAGTTAGATCAGTTGCAAGTGCGAATGAATGGATTGAAAGCAGAGTTCACGTGAGTTTTCGTAATTTTGGTGCAGTGCATTTCTGACAGAATTGAAGTGCGGGATGGAGAGATAAGACAGGATCAGTGAGGGATCCGTTCGAGATGGCtagggaagagaggaacgTCAAGGTGTAAACTGGACATAGTAATGGTTTGGTATGCATTACTGTGATCATCGCCTCGCTACTGATACTCACAAAGTTACAtttcatcctttttctATTCTATAATCTCAATTTACTTATTCAATCTACTTAAAGACTTCAAGTCTACGCATTGCTTAGACAGAATGACATTACAAAAGGGATCACAAATTATTAAACAGGTTTCACTACTACTGAGGATGATTAGTTTCATTGTAACCTCGGCTTTTTCGacttccatttctcttcAGCCCTTGATCGCTGGGTAAttccttcattctcctcaTTGCAGAACCTGCATGGATGGGAACTGGCGTGCTCGACAGCCGCCTGTGGCCGCTTTTGACATGGGAATGACACTGGGGACAATCCTCAACTACACTATTCCTCCTACTGGCACTTGGAACTGAAGATGACCTGTGATGGCCCCCGATGGGACTGTATGAAGGTAGTGGACCACAAACTAGGGGCGCAACCTCGCTGCCCGCCAATCCTGCTGCAACTGTCGGTGTCATCCTCGCATGGTTGCTCCAACTTGCTGGCTGATTTACCCAGCCGCCTGCGCTTCCCACATGTCTAACCTGACTAATCGCACCAGCTGTCGAGGACATATCCGGGGCATGGCCGGCGTGAACACGACCCATGGAGCCgttccatccatcatcttctctatAGCCTCCCAAACTGACGCTGGAAGGAGCGATCACGctgcctcctccaccaccggCGAAAGACATAGCTCTACCTTCAATCATACTACCCCTTCCTACGTACGAGTCGCTTCCAGCAAAACGTTGCTCATTCTGGACTGCAGCTGTATGGGCCGATGGTGCATAGGTTTCGCCATGGTAATGTGCCCAGGGGTTCCGCAATCCGTTAGGCATAACACTGCCTGGAATGTGGCGTATAGGAAGGAGGTCACATGCTCGTGCTGGGCTagaagaaggcatggaTGACCAGCCACGGTAAAACGCAGCATTGACTGCCAGTTGATGAGGGGCAGGTGTTACTTCAGTTGGCATGATGTGTATTGATGGATATAAATGGTGCTCGAGGTTCTTCCAGAGTACAAAGTGGAAACTGGGTGAACTATATTTAAGTTGATTTCTTCAAAAATGTTGTTTTTGACAGGCGGTCAACGTCTGGTCTGAATTGTCAACATTACTACAACTTTAGTCTTATAGCCGTCAAAAGCCTGGCTCCCCGTGTACGATTCACACCTTCCTATGTATCCCTACATTCAATCCGTTCAACCCCCTGATATATCCCTTCAGCTCTATTAAAGAATGTGGTTTGGGGCGGACCTTATTACCAATTCGTGCGACCTCTGTCTACCGTTCAGGCGATGAGGTGAGTCGCATCATATGTGATGCCATGACTTCAGAGGTGACATGCACGTTAGCCAGTCGAAACGAGCATTTTCTCAAAGGAGgcggaaggaaaaaagtGAAAGGTGGGGGTGATAATTTGCGTTTGGGAATCGAATGGAAGACGACATTCAAAGGACTTGATTCGTTGTTGTCTGCGGTCGGTCCATCATCATATTATTATATCATCATTGTTGCAGGTTTCGGGATTGTTTCAATCCACGCAAATTGACCACCAAAAGCGCTAAACACAAAAGGCGGAGCCTCAGGTAGAGAGAGGACATAAatagaggaggaggaaaacatacaaaagaaggagaagtacGTATTGTCCTTCTCCAATAAGCTCGTTTTTTAAGAAGATTTACAAATTGCACACTAGCTCAAGTTATTCACTACGCAAAAATCCACTGTACACGATTGCATGTTGTGCATGCGAAGTCAGCTCATGAACAGGAGATTAAACTTTAAAGAACTTTGTGATCAATCAAACCAGACACGAGATGAGTATGGCTTAATTGCATGGAAAcataaaataaaataatCACGAATGCATGAACACAAAGCGTAGAAAAAATACAATCTGCAGGCAATACGACCAATTATGACGAAGACTTCTTTCATTCATACACATCATGTATCCGGCTTGACCTCGCCAGAACCCTCAGCTTCGAGTGCGCCCTCCTCAGCTGGCTCCTCTTCAAGGACGCCTACCTCAAACTCCCCCGACACATCCCACCTGCTTCCTGGCGCATTGGTTCCCAAGTACTTTACAAACTTCATAACTCCGGGATCACGAAGAACAAGCAAGAGTTTGTTGAATGCCACAGGTTGGGTCAACAAAGGcccatcatcctcgtcacCACCTTCAGAATCAGAGTCAAAGtcagaaggagagaattGGTCGGGATCGAACTCAAGCTCTTGGCCCCCGATTGAAATTGAAGGtccgtccttcttctcgctgTTACCGTTCGCCTGAGGTTTAGGcttctcttcaaccttCTTTCCGTTGGATTCCTTGGGCTCCTGAGAGTGTTCCTTCGAGGCCTTCTTTGCCACAGAGCTTTGGTACACTGCAggatcctcatcctcgtcagGGGCGGCGAGATAAGCCTCCCAACCACCATTTTCAACCAAagcatcctcttcgtcacTCCCTGCTGGAACATCGGCCCACCATGTCATACCCAAAGAGACGTCCAGTCTagcatctccatccttgCCTTCACCGTTGGCAAGGGTGTAATCGAGACCGTTTCGGAATCGGCGAGCTTCGTTGCGGTGGCCAGTGGGAGCAAGTGAGGAGACCACAGAGAGCCATGCTCGGAAAGCCTCGGAGGGGA
The nucleotide sequence above comes from Cryptococcus neoformans var. grubii H99 chromosome 1, complete sequence. Encoded proteins:
- a CDS encoding nucleoporin p58/p45, with the translated sequence MSFGGFKFGNPSTTAPATGSAPAASSPFSFGNTSTSTAQPAAGTSSTGGGLFGGFGQNQQQQPQQPAAGGSSLFGSFGAKPAAPAAGTTGAGGGLFGGASGQQQQPPPASGGLFGSTTQPQQQTQQTGSGLFGSTTQPQQQQQQTSGLFGSTTQPAQPSGGLFGSTAQRPAGTGLFGSTTQPTQQSTGTGLFGSTTQPQQSTGTGLFGSTAQTVQQPANAGLFGSTTQQQKPSTSLFGQSTAQLGGSSLFGQTTQPAQNPQQELKTSANPGTNIGADKTTKFSDLPEAAQKYIEQLDVAIKNQKSIASTLQTEPLGRAIWQTSLDVKSATEEYSSISHTLKSLKNSISQLRDKMIDQSRDIERIKEIWDIYTSGEGRMGQIRLGAYKEFPHEFFSKVANSMEERVTRYKKTITQLNRVVASLSSDFQASSPQVIVQTINNHQQAILAVAAQLDQLQVRMNGLKAEFTAGWRDKTGSVRDPFEMAREERNVKV